The following DNA comes from Gammaproteobacteria bacterium.
TCTGCTGGGCGACGACCACGATCTGCTCGTGGTGCGCGAGAGTCTGCGTGAACAGCCGGATATTCTGCGCGGCGCGCGCAATCTGGAATGTATGATAGGCCTCATCGATCGTCGGAAATGCCAACTCAAGGCGGAAGCTCGCTTACTGGGCATGCGGGTATTTGCCGAGCGGCCCGGAGAATTTCGTAAACGGCTGGAACGGTACTGGCAGACGTGGCAGGTAGCAACGGATGCCGCGGCTGCGCATCCGCAAGCCGCTCCGGCCAGTACGCGCGAGGTGGCATGAAGATTAAGGCGCCATTGCCGGGGCCGCCCGGTGCAAACTGTTCCCCATTTTGATTGAGACAGAGCTTACTTAATGGCGCCGCGCCGGAGATTCGCGTAATGCCCCCACGCCTGCAAGCGCGATGCTGACACCCATCGTGATGATGCCCATTGCGACGACGAATACCGCGAGTGGCGGCACACCGGGGGACTTAAGCAAAGTTAGTTCATAGGCGATCAGCACCAGGTACAGCAGCGCGATCCAGCGCAACAGCTGCTCGACGCGGAAACGCCGGAATACACGGAAACGGTGGTGGATCAGCAGAAACAGCAGGCCGGCGCCGGTAAGCGCCATCTTGAACGCGGCGAACAACTGCACGTCTGTTTCGATGAGCACCCGCATGATCGCATTCAGTTCGCTGGCGCCATGCTCAAGCAGGCGCAGTGTCATCATCGCGTCGGCGCAGCTTAGCAACAGCACGCTGACGGCGAGATAAAGCGTGTGGGGTGCGTACCAGTCGACGTAATAGCCGCTAACGTCGGATTCACGCCGTGCCTGCCGGCGGCGCGCTAGCCGGTGGCCGCGCAGCAGGGTTCCAATGCTGGGAGTACGCCGGTCGCCATCGCGCCGGTGTGGTTCGGTTGTGGATACAGCACGTTGGGATCGCGACGTCCTGGAGGGTTTCACTTCGTCTACTCCTGAAACATTATGGCCATGTCAAACAGTCTACATCGCTGTTTACGGCGCCAGCAGTCGAAAGCTCGGAAATGTGAAGTGCTCGCAACCGTCTTCATGACCGGCGCACGCGTGGATTAAAGCAAGGCGGGGCGATGTCAGTCGCGCGCCGGGTCCAGCGGGCCGCCTGGACACGTGTATCTACAATGTGGAGACGGCGCGCTGACAGCAGGCTCACGAGGCTCGTAATCGTAATTGTTGGGCACCCGGTCCGGGTACAGACGCTTGTAAAGCTGAGGGTTGTAGCGATGGTAGGAGTCGACGAGGCCGCCTTGATAGGGCGGTCTTTGGTAATAATCGTAGCCATCGTAATCGGCATTGGCTGCCGGCGCGGTGGGGAGGATGAGTACGAGTACCCATACGCTCGCCGCTATTATCCCGCCAGGCCGACGGGTCGGACACGCGGGCCGCGGATTCACTATCTTCATTGTCATCTCTCGGGGAAAAGGGCGCCCCATCGAAGCCAGAATCTTACCGAACGACCCGGCCCGCGGGTTTGGTGCGAGCATCTCTTCGGTGAAGGATAAGACCTTCAGGCATTTCGAAGAGTTCGGGTTCATCCAGTATCTTTGCACCCGTGACCTCAGAGACTAAAAGGTAACCGCCCGCCGTGAATTGGCAATTGGTCATCTTCGACTGCGACGGCGTGCTGGTCGACAGTGAGGCCATCCAGAACCGTGTGTTCGCGCGAATGCTGGGCGAGGCGGGGTTGCCGATCAGCTATGAAGCGGTAGTCAGGCAGTTCGTGTGGCTAAAGATGTCGCACTGTCTGGACATCGTCGAGCAACGGCTGGGCCATCCGTTGCCCCCGGGTTTCGAGGCGCGTTTGCAGGACCAGACATTCGCCGCGTTCGAGCGCGAGTTAAAGCCGGTGCGGGGCGTTGCCCAGGCGCTGGACCGCATCGACACGTCCGTGTGCGTCGCGTCGAACGGCAGCCTCGACAAAATGCGAAAGACCCTGGGAATGACGGGACTGCTGCCGCGCTTCCAGGGGCGCATGTTCAGCGCCGCGCAGGTGGCGCGGCCCAAGCCGCACCCTGATCTGTACCTGCACGCGGCGCGCGAAATGGCGGCTGATCCTGTGATATGCGCCGTGATCGAGGATTCGCGCGCCGGCGTGCGTGCCGCCGTCGCTGCGGGGATGACGGTATTCGGTTATGCGGCGGCCGGGCAGGGTGAGTCGCTTGCCGCGGCGGGCGCGCGAGTATTCAACGACATGTGTGAACTGCAAGGTTTGTTGCGGGCAGCTAGTACTCGCGATTCGCAAACCGGGGGCAGGCGCTTAACCGAAGTCGCCGGGCAATAACGGCTCAGCGACGCGCGAAAGTCTGGCTCGCGGACGGTATGGGTTCCATGCGCTCGGCAAGCCGCACCGGCGCGCGGCCCTGTTTCCATTCGTACACGGCCGTGTACGCCAGCACCGCCTGCACGTAGCCGCGCGTCTCGTAATACGGGATGGTCTCAACCCAGGCGTCGGCGGGCAGCGCGCGGTGTTCCGGCAGCCACTCCTGCACGCGATACGGGCCGGCGTTATAGGCCGCGCTGGCCAGCGCCATGTTGCCGCCGAAGTGGACGAACAGTTCGCGTAGATAGGCGCTGCCGAGCTCGATGTTGCGCTCAGGGTCAAACACCGCGCCGGCGGTGGGGACCGGTAGTCCGGCCTTCTGCGCGGTCAGGCTCGCGGTGGTCGGCATCAACTGCATCAGGCCCTGCGCCCCCGCGGATGAAATGGCGCGCGCGGCAAACGCACTCTCACGCCGGATTACGCCGTAGATCCAGGCGGGGTCCAACTCGCGTGCTTGCGCGAAATGCGCGACGTCATCGCCATACGGCATGGGGAAGCGCAGTTCCAGATCGTCGAACTCCTCGATCAGCGCGACCGTCCGGATCGCATCCGCGTGCCAGCCCCACTTGGAGGCCAGCACCGCGGCCTGCTTCATCTGTTCGACGTCGAAGCCCTTCAGCAGAAGATTCCACTCGCTGCGTGCCTCGGTTTCGGCATCCACGCGCAATAGCTCGTACGCCCGTCGTATACCCGGAATCTCCATCAAGGTACCGACGGCAGCTTTATTCGCAAGCAGTGGCTCGCTCTCGATCGTATATTCGACCTTGAGCCGATCCGCGGCCAGAAAGCCGTAATAATCGCGCTCTTTCGCGAGCCCTCGATACAGTTGCCGCGCTTTTGTGGGTTGGCCGGTGTGTTCCAGCGCTTTTGCGTGCCAGTACTGCCACATCAGCGGCTCGTCCGAGGGGTCCTGCATGGATTCGACCGCCGTTCTCAGGGCAGGCCAGTCACTGGCGCGCATCGCGGCGCGCGCCTGCGACGTGCGCACGTCGTCATTGACCGCCGAGGCCGGCAGCGCCGCCAGCCATGCGGGTGCGCGCGGGTCATGGCGATACGCGGACAGCAGGGCAATGTCGCGCGCCACGCGGTCCTGCTCGGCCGTATCGAACGCATAATCCGCGCGAAGGTTCTCCCAGACGGCCTTGCCACGTCCGACGTCCTGGTCGGCCAGCCGCAGCACGGCGTCTGCGACGATCTTGCGCGTGAAATCGCTGTCAATTCGCAGAGCGGGCTCGGCTAGCGCGCCGCGCGGGTCGCTATACGCGCGCTGCCATAGTGCGACCCAGGCCCGATCCGCGGCATCCAGCTTTTTGGCGAGATAGCCCGCAAGCGCGGGATTGCCGTATTGCATCGCCAGGTCGATGCGCGCCCAGATGATCTCGTCAGTAAACGCGTCCTGGGAGGCGAACCACTCGAACAGCCGATCGCAGGCGCTGACCTGCGAAAACCCGACCAGCCACAGTTGCTTCGTGGCTTCGATCACGCCCTCCAGGTGTCCGGCGCGTATTCGCGCGCGCTGGTCGTAGCACTGCAGGGTCGGATCGGCGCGTCCGTCGTAGGCATCGAGAAACGTTGTCCAGCGATCCTGATCAAAGAGTTCGTGTAACCACAGACCGCGCAACTGATAGGCGAGTGGCGTGTCGGCGTAGGTCTCGATGAAACGCTCGATCTCCGCGTCCGGCGCGCTGCCGAGTCTGCGTTTCAGGTCTTCGTAGACGAGATAGGGATACAGCGGATAATTCGTCAACTGCTCTTTGAGATCTTTAAAGACCTGCGTCTGCTCTGTTGTCAGCGCGATCCGGGCGAGCTTGTAGGATTGGCGCTGCTGCGTCAAAGCCGGCACGTCATCCTGCGACCATGCAGGCAGCGCAAACGCCAGCACATACAGGCAAACGCCGGACGATAAACAACAGACACCACGGCCCGTCAGCATTGAGTTGATGCGCGAAAGCATGGCTTACAGCGCGCCGTGGTCGTCCAGCAACCGGTAAACCGATTCCGCGAGCATGCGGTATCCCCTGATCGTTCGGGTGTATGGGGTCGGACTTGAGCTGTCGGTCCGAGAGTATCGCGGGCAGCGTGTCGGTGTCGATAGGCACCGAGAACTCGTCCGCCAGCGCCTGATACACATCGGCGCTGCGGAGCCAAAGGCCGCGGTCCGGAACCCCCATCATCACTATAGCCACGCCCCGCTCGCGCGCTGTCTCCAGCATTGCGGCCAGATTGGCGCGCAATTGTGCTGTGCCCGCCCCGCGCAGCAAGTCGTTGCCGCCATGAATCAGGACCAGGAGCCGCGGCGCATGTTCGACCAGTACCGCGGCCAGACGCTGGCTTCCCGCTTCGCGGAGCTCGCCCGGTACGCCCGCATTGACGACGGTGCGCTGCGTAAGTGTGGCGAGACCTGCCGGGTATGCGTGGCCGGGCGAAGCGCCGCTGCCGGAAGTGAGACTGTCCCCATAGGCCACAATAATCGCGTCGCTGGCGAGCGGCGGCAGGGATACCGGCGCCGAACACGACACGAGCACGATAAGGGCGATGCATAGACCCCGGGGTTTTAACAGACACCGGCGCTTCAGATAATTGACAAAGATGATGAGTTTCTCCGCTTGTGAAAGCGGATGTTACCCAAAAAGGGTCTGCACACATGCCGCCGCCGGTCGCCTCAAAAGACACCGTTTATCCGTCCGGTCGCGCAAACGGGTCAGTATTCAGCTCCCCCGATTCAGCCGCTCTGGGCAACACCTTTAAGCAACACGTAGATCGCGCCGGTGCCGCCGTCCACCGGCCGCGCCGAACAGAATGCCAGCACCTCCTCGCGGCGCCGCAGCCAGGCGCTCACTAGCGGCTTGATCACGGGTCCGCGGTTGCTGGAGCGGCGACCTTTTCCGTGTATGATCCGCACGCAGCGGATATTGGCGGCGCGGGCGTCGTGCACGAATTCGTACAACGCGGCTTGTGCGCGGTGCGCGCTCAAGCCGTGCAGGTCCAGCTCGGCGCCGATGCGGTACTGGCCCCGTTTCAGCTTGCGCATGACCAGTCTGCGCACGCCAGGCCGGCAGTGCTGAAGAGCGTCGCCGGGTTGCAGGTCGTAATCATCGATCCTGAGATCGAATATCTCTTCCATCACGCGCGCCTGATCTTGGCGGGTCTGC
Coding sequences within:
- a CDS encoding Smr/MutS family protein: MFRASVGEVKLLHTDKVLRQPPRPAAIAWQTRQDQARVMEEIFDLRIDDYDLQPGDALQHCRPGVRRLVMRKLKRGQYRIGAELDLHGLSAHRAQAALYEFVHDARAANIRCVRIIHGKGRRSSNRGPVIKPLVSAWLRRREEVLAFCSARPVDGGTGAIYVLLKGVAQSG
- a CDS encoding transglycosylase SLT domain-containing protein, which encodes MLSRINSMLTGRGVCCLSSGVCLYVLAFALPAWSQDDVPALTQQRQSYKLARIALTTEQTQVFKDLKEQLTNYPLYPYLVYEDLKRRLGSAPDAEIERFIETYADTPLAYQLRGLWLHELFDQDRWTTFLDAYDGRADPTLQCYDQRARIRAGHLEGVIEATKQLWLVGFSQVSACDRLFEWFASQDAFTDEIIWARIDLAMQYGNPALAGYLAKKLDAADRAWVALWQRAYSDPRGALAEPALRIDSDFTRKIVADAVLRLADQDVGRGKAVWENLRADYAFDTAEQDRVARDIALLSAYRHDPRAPAWLAALPASAVNDDVRTSQARAAMRASDWPALRTAVESMQDPSDEPLMWQYWHAKALEHTGQPTKARQLYRGLAKERDYYGFLAADRLKVEYTIESEPLLANKAAVGTLMEIPGIRRAYELLRVDAETEARSEWNLLLKGFDVEQMKQAAVLASKWGWHADAIRTVALIEEFDDLELRFPMPYGDDVAHFAQARELDPAWIYGVIRRESAFAARAISSAGAQGLMQLMPTTASLTAQKAGLPVPTAGAVFDPERNIELGSAYLRELFVHFGGNMALASAAYNAGPYRVQEWLPEHRALPADAWVETIPYYETRGYVQAVLAYTAVYEWKQGRAPVRLAERMEPIPSASQTFARR
- a CDS encoding arylesterase encodes the protein MLVSCSAPVSLPPLASDAIIVAYGDSLTSGSGASPGHAYPAGLATLTQRTVVNAGVPGELREAGSQRLAAVLVEHAPRLLVLIHGGNDLLRGAGTAQLRANLAAMLETARERGVAIVMMGVPDRGLWLRSADVYQALADEFSVPIDTDTLPAILSDRQLKSDPIHPNDQGIPHARGIGLPVAGRPRRAVSHAFAHQLNADGPWCLLFIVRRLPVCAGVCAACMVAG
- a CDS encoding HAD family hydrolase, translated to MNWQLVIFDCDGVLVDSEAIQNRVFARMLGEAGLPISYEAVVRQFVWLKMSHCLDIVEQRLGHPLPPGFEARLQDQTFAAFERELKPVRGVAQALDRIDTSVCVASNGSLDKMRKTLGMTGLLPRFQGRMFSAAQVARPKPHPDLYLHAAREMAADPVICAVIEDSRAGVRAAVAAGMTVFGYAAAGQGESLAAAGARVFNDMCELQGLLRAASTRDSQTGGRRLTEVAGQ